Proteins from a single region of Cupriavidus sp. MP-37:
- a CDS encoding NADPH:quinone oxidoreductase family protein, translating to MKAIVIQEFNAPDAVTVGDLPDPQVGDGDVLVEVRAAAVNYPDVLVVQGKYQILPQRPFAPGKDAAGVVRAVGANVTHVQPGDRVVAQLEYGAFAELVSVPADSCFRIPDAMPFEDAAAMGLVYQTAYFALVERGGFRAGETVLVTGAAGGVGSAAIQIVKGLGGIALAGVSGAEHAQAARQLGADAVIDLSLPDLRESLRDQVRNATACHGADVVLDTLGGDVFDAALRAIAWCGRAVVIGFAAGSIPEIKANYLLVKNIAVSGLQWSDYRDRQPEKVLAVQQEIFRLYQQGALKPKIAGALPLARAGEALARLASGQVSGKYVLTLH from the coding sequence ATGAAAGCCATCGTTATTCAGGAATTCAATGCACCAGATGCCGTCACCGTCGGCGACCTTCCCGACCCGCAGGTTGGTGACGGCGACGTGCTGGTCGAAGTCCGCGCCGCCGCGGTCAATTATCCCGACGTGCTGGTGGTGCAGGGCAAGTATCAGATTCTGCCGCAACGCCCGTTCGCACCGGGCAAGGATGCCGCCGGCGTGGTACGCGCGGTCGGCGCCAATGTCACCCACGTCCAGCCAGGCGACCGCGTAGTGGCGCAACTGGAATACGGCGCGTTTGCCGAGCTCGTCAGCGTGCCTGCCGATTCGTGCTTCCGTATCCCGGATGCCATGCCGTTCGAAGACGCGGCCGCCATGGGCCTGGTCTATCAGACCGCCTACTTTGCCCTGGTGGAGCGTGGCGGATTCCGTGCCGGCGAAACCGTGCTTGTCACCGGCGCTGCCGGCGGCGTCGGCTCGGCGGCCATCCAGATCGTCAAGGGTCTGGGTGGCATCGCGCTGGCCGGCGTCAGCGGCGCCGAACATGCGCAGGCGGCACGGCAACTGGGCGCCGACGCGGTGATCGATCTGTCCCTCCCCGACCTGCGCGAATCGCTGCGCGACCAGGTGCGCAATGCCACCGCGTGCCACGGCGCCGATGTCGTGCTCGACACGCTCGGCGGCGATGTCTTCGATGCCGCGCTGCGTGCGATCGCCTGGTGCGGGCGCGCCGTGGTCATCGGCTTCGCGGCCGGCAGCATTCCCGAGATCAAGGCCAATTATCTGCTGGTCAAGAACATCGCCGTCAGTGGCCTGCAATGGAGCGACTATCGCGATCGCCAGCCGGAAAAGGTGCTGGCCGTGCAGCAGGAAATCTTCCGGCTGTATCAGCAAGGTGCGCTCAAGCCGAAGATCGCCGGTGCCCTCCCCCTCGCCCGTGCCGGTGAAGCGCTGGCGCGGCTGGCCTCGGGACAGGTGTCCGGCAAGTATGTGCTGACACTACACTGA
- a CDS encoding 3-hydroxyacyl-CoA dehydrogenase, producing the protein MNTTSSSTPTIDTLGIVGTGAMGRGIAQIAAQAGLAVNLYDANPQAVAAARQYLQDTLAKLADKGKISAADAEATLARVKPCAALEDLANSDMVVEAIVEKLEVKRDLVAKLEAILREDAIIASNTSSLSITAIAVGAKHPGRIAGYHFFNPVPLMKVVEVIDGLSGNPAVGDALMALSRRMGHTPVRCKDMPGFIVNHAGRGMNIEGLKVAQEGVAEFADIDNIIREQAGFRMGPFELMDLTGLDVSHPVMESIYNQFYQEPRYRPSPITAIRAVGGLIGRKAGAGFYRYADGQKQVPAAAAVPGARPSSVWVSHDSERGHAMVTKLLGALGVTPEGGNKPSADALIVVTPLGLDATTSALQQGLDPARTVAIDTLLPFEATRRRTLMTTPATSAAARDAAHGLFASDGVPVTMIRDSAGFVAQRVLCCIINIASDIAQQRIATPADIDLAVNLGLGYPKGPLALGDAVGPQLVLETLRNMEALTGDMRYRPSPWLWRRAGLGLSLLTGEA; encoded by the coding sequence ATGAACACAACCTCTTCCTCAACCCCCACCATCGACACGCTGGGCATCGTCGGCACCGGCGCCATGGGCCGCGGCATCGCGCAGATCGCCGCGCAGGCGGGCCTGGCCGTCAACCTGTACGACGCCAACCCGCAAGCTGTGGCCGCCGCCCGCCAGTACCTGCAGGACACGCTGGCCAAGCTCGCCGACAAGGGCAAGATCAGCGCCGCCGACGCCGAGGCCACGCTGGCCCGCGTCAAGCCGTGCGCTGCGCTGGAGGATCTGGCCAACAGCGACATGGTGGTTGAAGCCATCGTCGAGAAGCTGGAAGTCAAGCGCGACCTGGTTGCCAAGCTGGAAGCGATCCTGCGCGAGGACGCGATCATCGCCTCGAACACCTCCTCGCTGTCGATCACCGCGATCGCCGTCGGTGCCAAGCACCCGGGCCGCATCGCCGGCTACCACTTCTTCAACCCGGTGCCGCTGATGAAGGTGGTCGAGGTCATCGACGGCCTGTCGGGCAACCCCGCGGTGGGCGATGCGCTGATGGCACTGTCCCGCCGCATGGGCCATACCCCGGTGCGCTGCAAGGACATGCCGGGCTTCATCGTCAACCATGCCGGCCGCGGCATGAATATCGAAGGCCTGAAGGTTGCGCAGGAAGGCGTGGCCGAGTTTGCCGACATCGACAACATCATTCGCGAGCAGGCCGGCTTCCGCATGGGCCCGTTCGAACTGATGGACCTGACGGGACTGGACGTATCGCACCCGGTGATGGAGTCGATCTACAACCAGTTCTACCAGGAACCGCGCTACCGTCCGTCGCCGATCACGGCGATCCGCGCGGTCGGCGGGCTGATCGGCCGCAAGGCCGGTGCCGGTTTCTACCGCTACGCCGATGGCCAGAAGCAGGTACCGGCCGCTGCCGCGGTGCCGGGCGCGCGCCCGTCTAGCGTGTGGGTCAGCCATGACAGCGAGCGCGGCCACGCCATGGTGACGAAGCTGCTGGGCGCGCTCGGCGTGACCCCGGAAGGCGGCAACAAGCCGTCGGCCGATGCGCTGATCGTCGTCACGCCGCTGGGCCTGGACGCCACCACCAGCGCGCTGCAACAGGGCCTGGACCCGGCCCGCACCGTCGCCATCGACACGCTGCTGCCGTTCGAGGCCACCAGGCGCCGCACGCTGATGACCACGCCGGCCACCAGCGCCGCCGCGCGTGATGCCGCGCACGGCCTGTTTGCCAGCGACGGCGTGCCGGTCACGATGATCCGCGACTCGGCCGGCTTTGTGGCCCAGCGCGTGCTCTGCTGCATCATCAACATCGCCAGCGACATCGCGCAGCAGCGCATCGCCACGCCGGCGGACATCGACCTTGCCGTGAACCTCGGCCTCGGCTACCCGAAGGGCCCGCTGGCACTCGGCGATGCGGTCGGCCCGCAACTGGTGCTCGAGACGCTGCGCAACATGGAAGCCCTGACCGGCGACATGCGTTACCGTCCGAGCCCCTGGCTGTGGCGCCGTGCCGGCCTCGGCCTGTCGCTGCTGACGGGCGAAGCCTGA
- a CDS encoding branched-chain amino acid ABC transporter permease, with protein MTEFSLPSTVTPAGGARASWHSRASTCVAIGLVALLLLAPQLGVYPVFVMKILCFALFAAAFNLLLGYTGLLSFGHAALFGGAGYMAGYAIKTWHVTTEVSLLIGVATAVAIGFLMGVLAIRRQGIYFSMITLALAQMFFFICLQTPQTGGEDGLQGVPRGALFGVIDLSSDVTFYYVVVAVFVAAMGLIARIVRSPFGQLLQAVKENESRAISLGYSTDRFKLMAFVLSAALAGLAGAMKALVLGFATLADVHWAMSGAVILMTLVGGMGTLSGPVVGALVIVILENKLGEIGAGLAGITGIEWFASLGESVTLVTGVIFIVCVLLFRKGLVGAVIGRIPSSR; from the coding sequence ATGACCGAATTCTCTCTCCCTTCAACGGTGACCCCGGCGGGTGGTGCGCGCGCGTCGTGGCATAGCCGGGCATCGACCTGCGTGGCCATCGGGCTGGTTGCGCTGTTGCTGCTGGCGCCGCAACTTGGTGTCTATCCGGTCTTCGTGATGAAGATCCTGTGCTTCGCGCTGTTTGCCGCGGCCTTCAACCTGCTGCTCGGCTACACCGGCCTGCTGTCGTTTGGCCATGCCGCCTTGTTCGGTGGCGCCGGCTACATGGCGGGGTATGCCATCAAGACCTGGCATGTCACGACGGAGGTCAGCCTGCTGATCGGCGTGGCAACTGCCGTTGCGATCGGATTCCTGATGGGCGTGCTGGCGATCCGCCGCCAGGGCATCTACTTCTCGATGATCACGCTCGCGCTGGCCCAGATGTTCTTCTTCATTTGCCTGCAGACACCGCAGACCGGCGGCGAGGACGGGTTGCAGGGGGTTCCGCGCGGCGCGCTGTTCGGGGTGATCGACCTGTCCTCTGACGTGACTTTCTACTATGTCGTGGTTGCCGTCTTTGTCGCGGCGATGGGGCTGATTGCGCGCATTGTCCGCTCACCGTTTGGCCAGCTTCTCCAGGCGGTCAAGGAGAACGAGAGTCGCGCCATCTCGCTGGGCTACAGTACGGATCGCTTCAAGCTGATGGCTTTCGTGCTTTCCGCCGCGCTGGCGGGGCTGGCGGGAGCGATGAAGGCGCTGGTACTCGGCTTCGCGACGCTGGCCGACGTTCATTGGGCCATGTCGGGGGCGGTCATCCTGATGACGCTGGTGGGCGGCATGGGGACCCTGAGCGGGCCGGTTGTCGGTGCGCTCGTGATCGTGATCCTGGAGAACAAGCTCGGCGAGATTGGTGCCGGGCTGGCCGGTATCACCGGGATCGAATGGTTCGCGTCGCTTGGCGAGTCCGTCACGCTCGTGACGGGCGTCATCTTTATCGTGTGCGTTCTGCTGTTCCGGAAGGGGCTGGTGGGCGCGGTAATTGGCCGGATCCCTTCGTCGCGCTGA
- a CDS encoding branched-chain amino acid ABC transporter permease: MNLDLGIPLPALLSQLLLGLVNGAFYAMLSLGLAVIFGLLNVINFAHGALFMLGALLAWAGMEYAGLSYWVMLLLSPLVIGLLGVLIEKTMLRWIYKLDHIYGLLLTLGITLVIEGVFRSIYGVSGLPYSAPELLQGATDVGFMHLPNYRAWVVMASITVCLGTWFIIEKTKLGAYLRAGTENPKVVEAFGVNVPLMVTLTYGFGVALAAFAGVLAAPVIQISPLMGQNLIIVVFAVVVIGGMGSILGAIVTGLGLGVIEGLTKVVYPEASSTVVFVVMVIVLLLRPAGLFGKEK; encoded by the coding sequence ATGAATCTTGATCTTGGAATTCCCTTGCCCGCGCTGCTGTCGCAGTTGCTGCTCGGGCTCGTGAATGGTGCGTTCTACGCGATGCTGAGCCTGGGGCTGGCGGTGATCTTCGGATTGCTCAACGTCATCAACTTCGCGCATGGCGCGCTGTTCATGCTGGGCGCCCTGCTGGCGTGGGCCGGCATGGAGTACGCAGGGCTCAGCTACTGGGTGATGCTGCTGTTGTCACCACTGGTCATCGGCCTGTTGGGCGTACTGATCGAAAAGACGATGCTGCGCTGGATCTACAAGCTCGACCACATCTACGGGCTGCTGCTCACATTGGGGATCACGCTGGTGATCGAAGGCGTGTTCCGGTCGATCTACGGGGTCTCAGGCCTGCCGTACTCCGCGCCGGAGCTGCTGCAGGGCGCCACCGACGTGGGCTTCATGCACCTGCCCAACTATCGGGCCTGGGTCGTGATGGCGTCGATCACGGTTTGCCTGGGCACCTGGTTCATCATCGAGAAGACCAAGCTCGGCGCCTACCTGCGCGCGGGCACCGAGAACCCCAAGGTGGTCGAGGCGTTCGGCGTCAATGTGCCGCTGATGGTCACCCTGACCTACGGCTTCGGCGTGGCATTGGCCGCGTTCGCCGGGGTGCTGGCCGCACCGGTGATCCAGATCTCGCCGCTGATGGGCCAGAACCTGATCATCGTGGTCTTTGCCGTGGTGGTGATCGGTGGCATGGGCTCGATCCTCGGCGCCATCGTCACCGGCCTGGGCCTGGGCGTGATCGAGGGCCTGACCAAGGTGGTCTACCCCGAGGCGTCATCGACGGTGGTGTTCGTGGTGATGGTAATTGTCCTGCTGCTTCGTCCGGCAGGGTTGTTTGGCAAGGAAAAATGA
- a CDS encoding ABC transporter ATP-binding protein codes for MANDKTPALEIRDLHAWYGESHILHGVDLTVNRGEVVTLLGRNGAGRTTTLRAIMGLTGARKGSIKVNGHETIGLPTHKIAHYGIGYCPEERAIFSSLSCEENLLLPPLLKGANGENGISKAEIYDMFPNLKERRQSQGTRLSGGEQQMLAVGRILRTGANLLLLDEISEGLAPVIVQALARMILMLKKKGYTVVMVEQNFRFAAPLADRFYLMEHGAIVERFAAGELQAKMPVLNELLGV; via the coding sequence ATGGCAAACGACAAAACACCCGCCCTGGAGATCCGGGACCTGCATGCCTGGTACGGCGAATCGCACATCCTGCACGGCGTCGACCTCACGGTGAACCGCGGCGAAGTGGTGACCCTGCTGGGCCGCAACGGCGCGGGCCGCACCACCACGCTGCGCGCGATCATGGGCCTGACCGGCGCGCGCAAGGGCTCGATCAAGGTCAACGGTCATGAAACCATTGGCTTGCCGACGCACAAGATTGCGCACTACGGCATTGGCTACTGCCCGGAGGAGCGCGCGATCTTCTCCAGCCTGTCCTGCGAAGAGAACCTGCTGCTACCCCCTTTGCTAAAGGGCGCCAATGGGGAAAACGGCATAAGCAAGGCCGAGATTTACGACATGTTCCCGAACCTGAAGGAGCGCCGCCAGAGCCAGGGCACGCGCCTGTCCGGCGGTGAACAGCAGATGCTGGCCGTGGGCCGGATCCTGCGGACAGGGGCGAACCTGCTGCTGCTCGACGAGATCTCCGAGGGGCTGGCACCCGTGATCGTGCAGGCGCTGGCACGCATGATCCTGATGCTCAAGAAGAAGGGCTACACGGTGGTGATGGTGGAGCAGAACTTCCGCTTCGCCGCGCCGCTGGCCGACCGCTTCTACCTGATGGAGCACGGTGCGATTGTCGAGCGCTTTGCCGCCGGCGAACTGCAGGCCAAGATGCCGGTGCTCAACGAGCTGCTCGGCGTGTAA
- a CDS encoding ABC transporter ATP-binding protein translates to MPDFILQTQRLSKSFRGFTAVSEVDLNVRRGSIHALIGPNGAGKTTCFNLLTKFLEPTAGTILFNGIDITREKPAQIARRGVIRSFQISAVFPHLTVRENVRIGLQRQLGTAFQFWRGSRSLDVLNARAMELLEQVGLIEFAETVTVNLSYGRKRALEIATTLAMEPELMLLDEPTQGMGHEDVDRVTQLIKQVSAGRTILMVEHNMNVVSSIADKITVLQRGAILAEGPYAEVSKDPRVMEAYMGTADAALQGAH, encoded by the coding sequence ATGCCGGATTTCATTCTGCAGACGCAGCGGTTGTCCAAGTCATTCAGGGGCTTCACTGCCGTCAGTGAAGTCGACCTGAATGTACGCCGCGGCTCGATCCACGCCTTGATCGGGCCGAACGGCGCGGGCAAGACCACCTGCTTTAACCTGCTCACCAAGTTCCTGGAGCCGACCGCCGGCACCATCCTGTTCAACGGCATCGACATCACGCGCGAAAAGCCGGCGCAGATTGCGCGGCGTGGCGTGATCCGCTCGTTCCAGATATCGGCCGTGTTCCCGCACCTGACCGTGCGCGAGAACGTGCGCATTGGCCTGCAGCGTCAACTGGGCACCGCCTTCCAGTTCTGGCGCGGTTCTCGTTCGCTCGACGTGCTCAATGCCCGCGCGATGGAGTTGCTCGAGCAGGTCGGGCTGATTGAGTTTGCCGAGACCGTCACGGTCAACCTGTCTTATGGTCGCAAGCGCGCGCTGGAAATCGCCACCACCCTCGCGATGGAGCCTGAACTGATGCTGCTCGACGAGCCGACCCAGGGCATGGGCCACGAAGACGTGGACCGCGTGACGCAGCTGATCAAGCAGGTCTCTGCCGGCCGCACGATCCTGATGGTCGAGCACAACATGAATGTCGTGTCGTCGATCGCCGACAAGATCACCGTGCTGCAACGCGGTGCGATCCTGGCCGAAGGCCCGTACGCCGAGGTCTCGAAGGATCCACGCGTCATGGAAGCGTACATGGGCACGGCCGACGCCGCGCTGCAGGGTGCGCACTGA
- a CDS encoding ABC transporter substrate-binding protein, with the protein MKAPALRFGALAALAAFCQAASAAEPFRIGALVDMTGVYSGIGGPGGIAAVKMAVQDFGGKVLDRPIEVLGADYQNKVDIASTRAREWYDRNNVEMIIESTDSASALALQKLGESKKKVTIFAGSATTELTGKQCSPYGIHYVYNTYALANGTARAILEEGKKDWFFITADYAFGHSLESNAVSVVEQSGGKVTGKVRHPLSASDFASFLLQAQASKAQVIALANAGRDTQNAVRQASEFGLGGGKQVVAPLLIFDSDLKGMGLKAAQGLQFTTAFYWDYNEETRAFGKKFFAQTKMMPTMVQAGMYSAVMHYLKAVQAAGSADADKVMAKMRATPVNDFFAKDGRILANGLMAHDMYLAEAKKPSESKSEWDLLKIRKVIPRDKAFEPLEKSACPLKG; encoded by the coding sequence ATGAAAGCACCCGCACTGCGCTTCGGCGCTCTTGCCGCTCTGGCGGCGTTCTGCCAGGCGGCTTCCGCCGCGGAGCCCTTCCGTATTGGCGCACTGGTAGACATGACCGGGGTCTATTCCGGCATTGGTGGCCCCGGCGGTATTGCTGCCGTCAAGATGGCGGTTCAGGATTTTGGCGGCAAGGTTCTGGACCGGCCCATCGAGGTGTTGGGTGCCGACTATCAGAACAAGGTCGATATCGCTTCCACCCGTGCCCGGGAATGGTATGACCGGAACAATGTGGAGATGATCATCGAGTCCACGGACTCGGCCTCGGCGCTCGCGCTGCAGAAGCTTGGCGAGAGCAAGAAGAAGGTCACCATCTTCGCGGGTTCCGCCACCACGGAGCTGACGGGCAAGCAATGCTCGCCTTACGGCATTCACTACGTCTACAACACGTACGCGCTGGCAAACGGCACGGCACGCGCGATCCTGGAAGAAGGCAAGAAGGATTGGTTCTTCATCACTGCCGACTATGCGTTTGGACATTCGCTCGAGTCCAATGCCGTCAGCGTGGTGGAGCAGTCAGGGGGCAAGGTCACCGGCAAGGTCCGGCATCCGCTCTCGGCATCGGACTTCGCATCGTTCCTGCTGCAGGCGCAGGCATCGAAGGCGCAGGTGATTGCGCTGGCCAATGCGGGGCGCGATACCCAGAACGCGGTGCGCCAGGCCTCGGAGTTCGGACTGGGGGGCGGCAAGCAGGTGGTGGCGCCGCTGCTGATTTTCGATAGCGACCTGAAAGGCATGGGCCTGAAGGCGGCGCAAGGGCTGCAGTTCACCACGGCATTCTATTGGGACTACAACGAAGAGACCCGCGCCTTCGGCAAGAAGTTCTTCGCGCAGACCAAGATGATGCCGACGATGGTGCAGGCGGGCATGTATTCGGCCGTGATGCATTACCTGAAGGCGGTGCAGGCGGCCGGCAGCGCTGACGCCGACAAGGTCATGGCAAAGATGCGCGCGACGCCGGTCAACGATTTCTTTGCCAAGGACGGCCGCATCCTGGCAAACGGGCTGATGGCGCATGACATGTACCTGGCTGAAGCCAAGAAGCCGTCCGAATCCAAGAGCGAATGGGACCTGCTGAAGATCCGCAAGGTCATCCCCAGGGACAAGGCCTTCGAGCCCCTGGAAAAGAGCGCCTGCCCGCTCAAGGGCTGA
- a CDS encoding acyl-CoA dehydrogenase gives MTYAAPLDHMLFNLRHLVQLDAMTALDGFEDAGMATAAAVLGECARFNEEAIAPLNALGDREPAVLMDGKVTTTPGFKEAFRRYADGGWLGVQHPAQYGGQALPRVIAAACSEIVNAANLSFALCDLLSNSAIAALVAVGSDAMRDKYLPKLISGQWTGTMNLTEPQAGSDLGLVRTRAECQPDGTYKLFGTKIFITYGEHDLTENIIHLILARVAGAPAGVKGISMFLVPKVLVNADGSLGARNDVHAASLEHKLGIKASPTAVMQYGEHGGATGYLIGEENRGLEYMFQMMNSARFAVGVQGVAVADRAYQQAVAYARERVQGRSAGSAAAGSVRIIQHPDVRRMLMEMRSRVEGCRAMILAGAAAADIAERHPDAEVRQSEHDFYEFLLPLIKGYCTEMSLVVTSLGIQVHGGMGFIEETGAAQPYRDARILPIYEGTTAIQANDLVGRKTLRDGGAVARDLAARIERTEAELAQSGSAAASAVRRALETARQAFLAVVAHVASRGGDDAESVYAGSVPYLMLAGELVAGWQLGRALLAAERAAAAGERPAFMAAKVATAHFFAEHVLVQAPVYRDRVLAGAGSVLAMAADQF, from the coding sequence ATGACTTACGCTGCACCGCTTGACCACATGCTGTTCAATCTCCGGCACCTGGTTCAGCTCGATGCAATGACCGCTCTCGACGGTTTCGAGGACGCCGGCATGGCAACGGCGGCAGCCGTACTGGGGGAGTGCGCCCGCTTTAACGAGGAGGCCATCGCGCCGCTCAATGCTCTGGGAGACCGCGAGCCGGCTGTCCTTATGGATGGCAAGGTGACGACGACACCGGGCTTCAAGGAGGCGTTCCGTCGCTACGCGGACGGCGGATGGCTTGGCGTCCAGCATCCCGCGCAGTACGGTGGACAGGCGCTGCCCCGCGTGATTGCCGCCGCGTGCTCCGAAATCGTCAATGCCGCCAATCTCAGCTTTGCGCTTTGCGACCTGCTCAGCAACAGTGCCATCGCGGCGCTGGTAGCGGTGGGCTCGGATGCGATGCGCGACAAGTATTTGCCAAAGTTGATCTCGGGCCAATGGACTGGCACCATGAACCTGACCGAGCCCCAGGCCGGCAGCGACCTGGGGCTGGTGCGCACGCGGGCGGAATGCCAGCCGGACGGTACCTACAAGCTGTTCGGCACCAAGATCTTCATCACGTACGGCGAGCATGACCTGACCGAAAACATCATTCATCTGATCCTGGCGCGCGTCGCGGGCGCGCCGGCCGGCGTGAAAGGCATCAGCATGTTCCTGGTGCCCAAGGTGCTGGTGAACGCCGACGGCTCGCTGGGTGCGCGCAACGACGTGCATGCGGCTAGCCTCGAGCACAAGTTGGGTATCAAGGCAAGCCCAACCGCTGTCATGCAATATGGCGAGCACGGTGGGGCAACCGGCTACCTGATCGGTGAAGAGAATCGTGGGCTGGAATACATGTTCCAGATGATGAACTCCGCCCGCTTCGCCGTTGGCGTGCAGGGGGTCGCGGTTGCCGATCGCGCCTACCAGCAGGCTGTCGCGTATGCGCGCGAGCGGGTACAGGGGCGTAGTGCTGGCTCGGCGGCAGCCGGCAGCGTGCGGATCATCCAGCATCCGGACGTACGCCGCATGTTGATGGAGATGCGCAGCAGGGTCGAAGGCTGTCGCGCGATGATTCTTGCCGGTGCTGCGGCGGCCGATATTGCCGAACGGCACCCCGACGCCGAGGTACGGCAGTCCGAGCACGATTTCTACGAATTCCTGCTGCCGCTGATCAAGGGCTACTGCACGGAAATGAGTCTCGTCGTGACCTCGCTCGGGATCCAGGTGCATGGCGGCATGGGATTCATCGAGGAAACCGGAGCTGCCCAGCCCTACCGTGACGCACGGATCCTGCCCATCTATGAAGGCACGACCGCGATCCAGGCCAACGACCTGGTGGGACGGAAGACCCTGCGCGATGGCGGTGCAGTCGCGCGCGATCTCGCCGCGCGGATCGAGCGGACAGAAGCGGAGCTTGCGCAATCCGGCAGTGCAGCCGCCAGTGCGGTGCGGCGGGCGCTGGAGACTGCCCGCCAGGCTTTTCTCGCTGTGGTGGCTCATGTTGCGAGCCGCGGCGGCGACGACGCGGAGTCGGTTTACGCCGGGAGCGTTCCCTATCTGATGCTGGCGGGCGAACTGGTCGCCGGATGGCAGTTGGGGCGAGCACTGCTCGCGGCGGAACGGGCAGCCGCGGCCGGGGAGCGGCCGGCGTTCATGGCGGCGAAGGTGGCCACGGCACATTTCTTTGCCGAGCACGTACTGGTCCAGGCACCTGTCTACCGGGATCGCGTGCTGGCCGGCGCCGGCAGCGTCCTCGCCATGGCCGCCGATCAGTTTTGA
- a CDS encoding enoyl-CoA hydratase-related protein yields MTFKNIKVTTGAAVARITLDRPGKLNSLDEATMIELLRAVDLVANDQSSRVLAITGVGRAFCAGQDLADPAMQIVDGKLPDIGTHVERYFKPLVMKLQSLPVPSVAAVNGLAAGGGASLALACDVVVAAKSAYFLQAFSKIGLTPDTGSTWFLTHRVGIARAMGLALFADKLSAEMAAEWGLIWDVLEDAAFAAGVDELLERMASMPTKAMVRTRQLMLAAAVHSLEQQLSMEATSIRELGWSQDYQEGVHAFSEKRQPTFSGS; encoded by the coding sequence ATGACATTCAAGAACATCAAGGTCACGACAGGAGCGGCAGTCGCGCGCATTACTCTGGACCGGCCAGGAAAGCTGAACAGTCTCGATGAGGCAACGATGATCGAATTGCTTCGTGCCGTCGACCTGGTCGCCAATGACCAGTCATCACGCGTACTGGCGATCACTGGCGTGGGCCGCGCATTCTGCGCAGGCCAGGATCTGGCCGATCCTGCGATGCAGATCGTGGACGGGAAGCTGCCCGACATCGGTACCCACGTCGAGCGGTACTTCAAGCCTCTAGTCATGAAGCTGCAAAGCCTGCCTGTCCCGAGCGTCGCTGCTGTGAACGGTCTGGCTGCGGGCGGCGGGGCGTCGCTCGCGCTCGCCTGTGATGTCGTGGTAGCCGCAAAATCCGCGTACTTCCTGCAGGCGTTCTCGAAGATCGGGCTCACACCAGACACCGGCAGTACCTGGTTTCTGACGCACCGGGTCGGAATCGCCCGGGCCATGGGCTTGGCGCTGTTCGCGGACAAGTTATCGGCGGAGATGGCCGCCGAGTGGGGACTGATCTGGGACGTACTCGAGGACGCCGCATTTGCCGCGGGAGTTGACGAGCTCCTTGAAAGGATGGCATCCATGCCGACCAAGGCCATGGTGCGTACGCGACAGTTGATGCTTGCCGCCGCGGTGCATTCGCTTGAACAGCAGTTGTCGATGGAGGCTACCTCTATTCGGGAGCTTGGCTGGAGCCAGGACTACCAGGAAGGCGTTCATGCGTTCAGCGAGAAGCGACAGCCCACGTTCTCCGGCTCCTGA
- a CDS encoding enoyl-CoA hydratase-related protein, whose translation MTIGLRYDGELAVLTIDRPASLNALNLDMLKTLSGHVDDIERSGVRGVVIVGGGDRAFCAGADIAELQDRTPQQHLDGSVFGQLVLSKLAALSMPSVAVIRGAALGGGLELAMACSYRVALAGAKLGLPEIKLGLIPGYGGTQRLPRLVGTTRALDLIITGRMIAADEALEIGLVDRLIEGGDPAAVGKAHLADVSAGRPSAVHLAREAVLSATRLDLDAGLRAEAALFSRATRTDDAREGIAAFLAKRAPQFTGK comes from the coding sequence ATGACCATCGGCCTGCGCTATGACGGCGAGCTGGCCGTGCTGACGATCGATCGGCCGGCCTCGCTTAACGCCCTGAACCTGGACATGCTGAAGACCTTGTCCGGCCATGTTGACGACATTGAACGGTCCGGCGTGCGCGGCGTTGTCATCGTCGGCGGGGGCGATCGTGCGTTCTGCGCCGGCGCGGACATCGCGGAATTGCAGGACCGCACGCCTCAGCAGCACCTGGATGGTTCGGTGTTCGGGCAACTGGTGCTTTCGAAACTGGCTGCGCTGAGCATGCCCAGTGTTGCGGTCATCCGTGGCGCGGCACTGGGGGGCGGTCTGGAACTCGCCATGGCATGCAGCTACCGGGTGGCGTTGGCCGGCGCGAAACTTGGGCTGCCGGAGATCAAGCTCGGCTTGATCCCGGGCTATGGCGGGACGCAACGGCTGCCACGGCTGGTCGGCACAACCCGGGCGCTGGATCTGATTATCACCGGCCGAATGATCGCCGCAGACGAGGCACTGGAGATTGGCCTGGTCGACCGGCTGATCGAGGGCGGCGACCCGGCCGCTGTCGGCAAGGCGCACCTGGCCGACGTCTCGGCAGGCCGGCCTTCCGCCGTCCATCTGGCGCGCGAGGCGGTCTTGTCTGCAACGCGGCTGGATCTGGATGCCGGCCTGCGCGCAGAGGCCGCATTGTTCTCCCGGGCCACGCGAACCGACGACGCGCGCGAAGGCATCGCAGCATTCCTTGCCAAACGCGCGCCGCAGTTCACCGGCAAATAA